The Globicephala melas chromosome 20, mGloMel1.2, whole genome shotgun sequence genome contains a region encoding:
- the GID4 gene encoding glucose-induced degradation protein 4 homolog produces the protein MPVRTECPPPAGASATSAASLIPPPPINTQQPGVATSLLYSGSKFRGHQKSKGNSYDVEVVLQHVDTGNSYLCGYLKIKGLTEEYPTLTTFFEGEIISKKHPFLTRKWDADEDVDRKHWGKFLAFYQYAKSFNSDDFDYEELKSGDYVFMRWKEQFLVPDHTIKDISGASFAGFYYICFQKSAASIEGYYYHRSSEWYQSLNLTHVPEHSAPIYEFR, from the exons ATGCCGGTCCGCACCGAGTGTCCCCCGCCGGCCGGTGCCTCGGCCACCTCCGCCGCCTCGCTCATCCCGCCGCCGCCCATCAACACGCAGCAGCCCGGCGTGGCCACCAGCCTGCTCTACAGCGGCTCTAAGTTCCGCGGCCACCAGAAGAGCAAGGGTAACTCGTACGACGTGGAGGTGGTGCTGCAG caCGTGGACACGGGGAACTCGTACCTCTGTGGGTATCTGAAGATCAAAGGCCTTACTGAG GAGTATCCAACCCTCACGACCTTCTTTGAAGGAGAAATAATCAGCAAAAAGCACCCTTTCTTAACCCGAAAGTGGGATGCAGACGAGGATGTTGACCGCAAGCACTGG GGCAAGTTTCTGGCTTTTTATCAGTATGCAAAATCGTTTAATTCAGACGACTTTGATTACGAAGAGCTGAAGAGTGGGGACTATGTCTTCATGAGGTGGAAG GAGCAGTTCCTGGTCCCGGACCACACGATCAAGGACATCAGCGGTGCTTCCTTTGCCGGCTTTTACTACATCTGTTTCCAGAAGTCGGCGGCCTCCATAGAGGGCTACTATTACCACAGGAGCTCGGAATG gTATCAGTCGCTCAATCTCACTCATGTTCCAGAACACAGCGCGCCCATCTACGAATTCCGGTGA